The following are from one region of the Salvia hispanica cultivar TCC Black 2014 chromosome 1, UniMelb_Shisp_WGS_1.0, whole genome shotgun sequence genome:
- the LOC125196311 gene encoding uncharacterized protein LOC125196311 yields MRKKMPTKVDLKFPFNCSEIIQREKAVKQRDPSQFITRYSIGQGKVDKALCDLGASINIMSLKYYEKLNIGPLIIADCTIRLADNSAIKAVGMIEDVLVDDFIFPADFIILDMKVDKNVPLILGKDILATRKALIDVGRGEITLSDNTSKSTYNIENEVLKYEEAQRAKMEYG; encoded by the coding sequence atgaggaagaagatgcCTACGAAGGTGGATCTTAAGTTTCCATTCAATTGCAGTGAGATCATTCAACGAGAGAAGGCGGTTAAGCAGAGGGATCCCAGCCAATTCATCACCAGGTATTCAATTGGGCAAGGAAAGGTGGACAAGGCTCTATGCGATCTTGGAGCTAGTATCAACATCATGTCACTCAAGTACTACGAAAAGCTCAACATCGGACCACTTATAATTGCAGATTGCACGATTAGGTTGGCCGATAACTCTGCAATCAAGGCGGTGGGCATGATCGAGGATGTGTTGGTagatgatttcatttttcccGCTGATTTCATTATACTTGATATGAAAGTTGATAAGAATGTGCCTCTAATCCTCGGCAAAGATATTCTAGCCACAAGGAAAGCTCTTATTGATGTAGGTAGAGGGGAGATCACGCTTAGCGACAATACTAGCAAGTCCACCTACAATATAGAAAACGAAGTGCTAAAATACGAGGAGGCACAAAGAGCCAAGATGGAGTACGGGTGA